Genomic window (Lutra lutra chromosome 2, mLutLut1.2, whole genome shotgun sequence):
tatatttatacccaCAGAGTAGTTGGAGCTTTTGAAAACAATCATTGTTTAAAGTTCAGAGAAAATTTATTAAATCGTTTTCTGAGAGTTGAGGTTCATAGATCCTCTATGTCTCCCACCCTACAGTTCCTTGGTAAAGATAGATTTAAGGAGGCACAACGGGATCTAAGTATAGTGTTAAAGTTTAATGATGGTTAAGCTAGATTGGAGGACGTGGCTGGGCTTTCTGTCTTCTAGGAACTTAGACTGCAAGAACCCAACTTATTTAGGCAGGAGTAAGCAGAAAGCCTGGAATTACATAGCAcattcctgggtggctctgggcaaGAGGCCGCTACGTCTAGTTGTAAGACGGTGACAGCCTGGATATAGGTGCTCCATGCTGCCGCAAGAGCAGATGTGCCCTGTACCTCCAGCCCCTCTTGTAAATTTCCACGAATATTGAGCTCTCATCACTGTCACCGAGCAAGATCAGAAGTACCTATGCACACGTACGCACTAAAtcaagagcaggaaaaaaatcactgcttcTGCTGACCTGCAGGTGTTGTTGATTGTAGGGggattccattttaattaaaggggtgggggggggataaaGCCTTTCATTGTAAATACTTTCAGCTCCACTGCAGATTTCTAGAAGATGTGCATCCTGTTGAAAAGCAGTTGATTCTAAACATCCAGAgctaaaagaacatttttgacAGCAGTGGCaaaagcaataacaacaaaaaaagtcagtaaattttaatctatattatgtttattatggaaaatgaaatgcaaaaaatcatacttaaatttttttcagggtAAAACTAAGTCATCCattgaatttccttccttccttcattcaaaaatcaaatccaaaatgagaacagaagtgtatataatttcaaaatcttGATTTATCCTTATATAAATCTTAAGATTCCATCTTTTTCctaggaaatgaaattttatttgtagGATAATTCCTGGAGGATGGGGGCTTTCTTGAATAAACCATTTTATGACTTTCATATATAGACATCATGAAAAGACATAGATTTAGATTCTAATATTGATACATTCATAAATGGAATTCACTTTGAATATTACTGTTTCTTTAGAGATTTAACACTATACTTCTGGTCTTTCTCATTGAGCATTTATACACATAAATGATTTTCACCTTGACAgctatatataaatgaatacacaTATTCCAAAATAATTACATGAATTTATCTTTTAAGCAATAGGAAATACTGACAAACATGAAGATTTTAGGTATCCTGCTCTTATAAACAAGTATGTTTTTAGCAGTTAAAAAACACAGTCAGCTACAGTTGTAATTGTAGTGTTATTATTggttaaccttttatttttatctatgatATAAAGATGGCACATTCATTCTCTAAAACATAGATTTGcattaaatattattaactttCTACTGAGAAGTGGTTATTTTTGCACTTTGCCACACAGAATTCTCTATTAACGGGAACTCTCCTATATCCATTTCGATCTTCAACCTAATACCCAGCCAACAAATTTTTAGTGTCAGGGAATCAGGGTCAAATTTGATTTTAGGAACCAGATCAGAGTTTTTGATCTCTAATAGAgtatttccttttagaaaaaatgagagaaactcACACATCAGTTCGCCAACCTGAATTGTGGTAAATTGACAGATGTCCAGTGTTGATGTTTCCTGGCTAATGTCTCTCATCTCGTTATCTAGTTCACACAGCACTGCCTGTTATCAATAATAGTAACTTATTTGAGTCCATTTAAGGAACTCCTGATTGTTCGTATTCTATTATCCTACCAACATCATCTgcagttttctaaaaaaatttcaCTCTGACTTCTCTTTGGCATTGCTAAACATTGTTTTGCCAATCTCAACAGAATGCCTACAATCATTTTCCACTTTGAGTGATTATACACTGTTTTGAAATCTAGGGACGGTTCTCTAAAAAAAGGTAGGGCTTTTACCAGCCTGTGCAAATAAGTGTACAAATGGAGCCTACAAAACATTAATTTTCCCTAGTGTTTGTCTTTACCAGATATAAAATTAGGTGCTTGAACAGTAGCATCAAACCTTTGAAGCTGCTCAGGTACCAGTCTATGCCTGAGTGAGACACTGACTAGATTTTCATAGTGAGGCTCAGCTTTCTGAAGCACCAAATCTGCTACCTGGGAGTAGAACACCATTTAATCGGGAGTTATTTGATTCAATATTAATGTATGTAAAACAGAACAGTCATGGAAAGATGCAGTTTCCAATTagttgttttgtgatttttagcTATTAACAGTatgaataaaatgcatttatatatatataatttatatatatatatatttatatatatataggtgtGTAAGCTATTTACAGTTATGccatgtatacatttttatgtgtagaaaatgaaaatactcattGATTAGCCCTTTTGAGGCTTTTGAacaactgtttctttttcctgctttcctaTGACTCCTTGAGGATTTAGATAATTCATACAAGGTATGTACACAATCACACCCATAGTATGTACATCCTAGTCACACACTTAACACAGAAAGGATGTGTGAGGAATGTAAATCATCCCAGCGGTCAAAGAACTGACCTTACCTGTGACAAATGGCACGGTTAATTAAGCCGGCATATTTAGTAACATGCCAGTGTACAGCCAACGTATTCAGCCTTTGAGATAAGTACGTTATCGACTTTCAGAgatgattaaaagaaagaaacaaacagccCTTTCTGaccttcaaaaatgaaaggacaaattCTGTTACTGAATACATACGCACACTTCTGTTGGCTTTATTCATGTTTGTACATGTGCCTACTTGATGGCAGAACTGGGTTTTGAAATGGGACacagcatgtgatttttttttctacacataaaaagagaaaaccaaccACTCAGACTATACACACTTACAAAATGTATTGACGCACCACGACCAGCTACAGTATTATGCACAACATACTGTTCATACGTTAGTACAGCAGAGATAAGTACATCTGCAAATTTAGTAATTATTAGTATATTTCCTTCTTGAGTTTTCAGGCCCTGTTGACCTTTCTCAGCCTCAGGAAAAGCTATCTCCAGATGtcctgaaaacaaaaattagtCTCTCCTTTCCTCTAGGGATGGCGGAGCGTGACTATAATACTGCTGTCTTCGGATTTACCAACACCGTTTCAAGAGGTGATGGAAAAACATTATGAAAAACGATTCTCTTAAAGATGTGGCCTAAAATAAATGCTAAGGAATCTCAACTAAAATCATGAGGAGATCCTGATAAACATGGGTATGCCCCTTCTACCCATTCAGCACAGTTTGCTCTATATGTAGTCTTTATGTGATATTAAAGCAATGATacgaatcagaaaaaaaattatttacgtGCTTAAAAGCTTTGTTAAAGAATagacactttaattttttaaagtaacaaagAGTAATGCTAGCTGCAACGTCAAAAAGAAGCTATAATTTTCACCCTGCAAATAAACGGATGACATCCCCACATCATAAGAGATCAAGAAGGAAGTTAGCACTTCTCTCCCACTTTTTTCTCCTTAGCACACTTAAATCACTAGGGTATTCCTAATCGTAATTATCACCATGCTGACTGGTCATCAGAATCTTTTTCTGAAATGCAAAATACGTGACTTATTCCTACAGGTTTGCAGCCAATCGATTCTGAGCTTGAACTGAAAAAAAGACTTGATGAAGGATTAGTACTTAGAAACGCCCATCTGGAACACCATTTTCTGTAAGGCATTATTTGAGGCCCCTTTTGAAGTGAGTACTCATGTTTTAGTTATTTTACATTTGGAACCCATTTTTTTCATAGCTAAAGCTGGTAATCCTCTAGGCAGAGTTAAGTGGGTTTTCTACACCCAAATACCCAGGAAGAGTGATTACTGTGTGTCTAACCTCTCCGTTTCAATGAAGTTTCTGTTTGGAGCTGTCTTGAATTCTAAGCTGGCAAGACTTTTTGACTCCTTTTTGTCTTCGCTAACACTAAGACAGAGATGTCGACTGTATCCCTACTAATGCTCACCGGTGCCGTACCTCTGTAATGGAGCTCCTAAACAAGTATTTCTAGCAAGAAAGCAGAAGTTATGCCTTTGCTTATTTTATCCTGTGGGTTACAGTCAGTCTTCATGGAGCAAACCATATTCTATGATAGAGTGCCCATATAGATGCACTTGCTGGTATTAACTGCCTCTTTTTGGCACATTATTGCTtggctttaatttcattttcaacagTCTTTAGTCTCAAGATGAATATCTGAGATATctgggtcttaaaaaaaaaaacaaaaacaaaacaccaaacttGTGAATAACATCTTGTTACACCATTCTGGCCTCCAAGGTCCTTTCACCAAGGCCCATGGTGATTTAAATGTTCTTTACAATTATCATCACCTTGATTTAACTGATAGTCGACAGtaatttttcaggaattttttgttgttgtttctatctacacatatatacagatatactgGATTTACTTTGAGAGGTTATTTGGTTGTGGCAAGTAAGTAGTTTAGCTGGTGAATGTTCACAGTTAAGAGTAGCTGTAATGACCTCTGGCAGATGTCACTGATTACTTGTGAGATATTTTTCCACCTCAATCCATCTTCATTTATGTCCTTGGTCATCACAAATCAAGTTTATCTTATTTCTGTAGCCAAGGAGAATTTTCTTCCCCCCCAAGAGTAGGATAAAGTTCATGGAAATGTTTCAGTATTTACAAGACTGTATTTTTACCCTTTTgcaaaaatgtctaaaattttgTAGACATCCTTAAGCCCATGTGTCTGCACAGATGACGGTTGTAATTACTCAGCCAGTTGCAGAATTTCATGAAGAAGGATATAGTTACAAGAATGGACAGGAGATTCAGTGTATCACCTGTTATTTGCCAGGTGGCAGCAGCTGACCCACATTTGGAGAGATTCAACCAAAAGGGCCACACACAGCATCAAAGAACATTgctaacagaaaacaaactgctcAGATATCAATATAAAATAGCAAACACTGAAGCAGACACAGACAAGACTTCTGATTCACTGTGTAGACAAAACAGGGGTGGGGACAAGATGGTCAGCTCATTTATCCAAGATACTGCCCAGTTCACCCTGTTATTATCACAAAGGGAAATTCACAGGCCTCATTTCTCAAATACCACTCAGGACAAAGCAGGAGAGAGTAAACAGCATCATTTCCATGGCAGTATTGTAGACGATGAGTAAATCAGACCGGTCGAGGACTACACATGGCTGCAAGGGCCCAATTTTCAGtaaaaacacatatatgtatatgcaaacCTTATCCTAaggtattgttttctttatacTGATTCTTAAAAAGTAGACAGGGGAAGTGGTGAATTATGTGGTActagaaatggacaaattcttttaACACTTGCACAATACGTAGGAGGAATAGAagatattttctcacattttggcAGCAAACAGTAACTGAGTAGATATAGCAAAGGCCAAACAATTTACTTTAACAGCACACTTATATATATTCTCtgtaaacacattttaaagtcaCATTATATTATAATCTTCATGTGGTATATACAGGTGCTCCCAGAATGATGGGAATTCCTAGAAATGAGAGGAATAACATTGGAATAAGCTAGGAACCATAAAACCTCAAAACTCTCAGAGGCAACCCAaagtcattttcttcttctgttatcTACCTTAAAATGGCAAGCTCCTATTAAGGATTTGGTTCCAAAATTCAACCTCTAGGGTATATGTTACACATGCATATTCACTACAGTTTATTTAACTTCTGCTCTGTAAGCAGTAACGTGAAGAATACTGGTATCCAAAATAACAATTATCAGACAATTCTAAAGATTCAGAAATCATCAAAAACCGAGTTATATTCAATGCAGCTGAACTTGTCAAGGTAGGAAAACAtaccaatatattttataaatacttcatTTTGGACACAAACAAAAAGGTTTCTTTGACCTAACAAAATGTTCAACTTATGCCATAGGTCCAAAACACAAACATAAATGAGGATTTTACTATGTGTAAAGCAGTTGGTCTGTGGCATCAAAGCCAATAATCCAGAAAGAGATAATTAGGAAAGCACTGAAGATAAACATAGGATAGCTGAAGCAAGGACATATTTCTTGTggtcattaaaatagaaaaaaaaaaatcaatatttaaattctagtatTTACTGGGTAAGCCATATAGCATCTGAACATCTTAAACGTCTCATTATCTTCCAGGCACTGTGTTCTAACTCATCTCTCTTACGCTACTggcttaagaaatattttatatttatctaccCAATAAGGTATTTCCTCCATATATTTCAATGACTAAAAAgcattcagggggcacctgggtggctcagtgggttaagccgctgccttcggctcaggtcatgatctcagggtcctgggatggagtcccacatggggctctctgctcagcagggagcctgcttccctctctctctctctgcctgcctctctgtctacttgtgatctctctctgtcaaataaacaaataaaatctttaaaaaaaagcattcaggatctaaaagaaattaaggatAAAACCAACTTTCAACCTGGTATGTGTCATACAGGTAAGCTGAGAATAGAGCCAAACAAGCTCAAAGAATCTGCCACAAAAACTATTTTCCACGTTCATTTGTTGGATGAACCTAAAGCGTCACGAACGCCTACTGCGTGTCAATGCCATGTCACAgactgaagggaaggaaaatcttCAAATCAAGGTTTTTTGTGTTGAGTACTCAGGGTATCCTATAGCAAAAGCAGGGCTTGTCTTCAATAGGCTCCTTAATTGGCCATTTGATGGTCCATTTTATTACTGTTTTGAAAAGCTGTTCCTTCCTTAAGAGTCAATAAACAACCAAACAAGAAAGGTTTCCTCCTATTCTGTGACAATCCCTGGAGTGGGGGAAAAGTAAAGGTGAAGAGTTAAACCATTAAAGCTTAAGAAGGAAAGGCTAGTTCCAGTACCAAAAAAACCCGGTTAGAGGTACTTCATCAAACGTGAAGTCTTAACCCTGAGAGGCACCACTGCAATGCTGAATTTAGTTTTAAGTAATTCAGTGTAATTTTCCTAATTTGTTTCATGTGCGACAAATGCCGATGATTCTCTTAGGTCTCTGCTTCATCTTTAATTTgaactatttataatttttaaacttcacGACTTATAAATTTAGAATTACAAATTTATAAGTTAACCTGAGCTCTTTATAATTCATGTGGTGACACCAAactcatgaaaataaatattattcccAGAtgcttaaattcttctttttctcctattttaatGCAGGAGCAGCCTGTTCTAGCCACTTCCAGGCAGAGGATTACCTGGGGCCCACCCATCTGGAGCGGGTACTGTTGACAGCTGCTACTGTGTACACAGGGTGTTCTCCGTGCATATACAGCATGTAGGCCAATgggtgagggaggcaggcagggaggatgGGCTCAGAGGGAGACTATAGCCTGGCAGAGGTATCTCCAACGAAAGCCACAGGAACACTACTACGAATGGATATTCAAGGCTCAAAGAGAGTTTTAGACTAAATCTCTCATCATTAATAGTAATGTGATTGCTAATTTGATGGCAATTTCTATTTCAggtagtgttcttttttttttaaagattttatttattatttgacagagagaaatcacaagtaagcagagaggcaggcagagagagaggaggaagcaggctccctgctgagcagaaagcccgatgtggggcttgaacccaggacctgggatcatgacctgagccgaaggcagcggcttaacccactgagccacccaggcgccccgtcaggTAGTGTTCTTAATAGAGGCCAATTGGTAAGAAACGGAAAAATGCACctcattaaaaaattcattatctgTTCCAAGCATAACaaactgtaattttatttctgaggCCCTGGGAGCACTGTGACTGGAGCCTTTTAGGCGGTCTTCATATACACTCCGATTGCTTCACAAGAAACCAATGGCTATATATTAATTTGGGCTGTGCCCAGTTTAGCATATGGGTGTTAACAGTTCAGGTATGATTTTGCCCTATATGTGCAGAATCTGCAaaagagaataattaaaaaaaaaaaaaaaaaaaaaggccaaaacaGAGATTGTGAGCTTCCTGCACCAATGGCATTTGTGAGTTTCCACAGAGAGGGAATACATGGCCAGACACTCTTTTCGGACTCATCGAGGGAAACAAGCTCAGGCATGGCAACCAGCGAGCACACAATACAATCTGATTTTCTCTTAATGCAAGGTGGACACCAGCGATGTCCCTGCAATGAATCTAGGAGGGGAAACTTTTCCAGGGCCCAATCTCATTTCCCTCTTCCACACTCTCTCAGCTCTCAAGCCACTGCTGATCGTCCAGCCCAGTGCCCTGTAAGACAGTCCTGGGCAAGAAGGACGTGCTCCTCTTCTGGAAACAGGTTCGGGCTGAGCTCAAACACGTGCCTATGTTCTCAAAAACTACAGACCACCTGACGCTCAAACCCTGTTTTAGTGAAGGCCTTTTTTATTGGATTTGAAGCATGAGATAggaaagtatttttcttaaaatcagtaaGTTCACAAAGGCTACCTTTTTACTATAGATTAGAAACTTGGCAATTACATGATATTCGTCTACCTAACAAaaactgtgcagaagcttctgtTCTATTTGGTGTTGACTACATTTTCTATTAGACACTACTATTGAACAAGTAGCTACTGACCAAGCAAgtcaaaagaaagacagaaactgCAGCCTGTTTTCAGGAGGTGAAATTAAATgtattgcttttgttattttttttcaacacaGAGAAGAGAGTGTTTGGTAAACTGGCTGTTGATAATTCTTTACTGAAACCTTAATACTCTCAGTAGGATGTTTTTGGAGGACACCTGTACAACACAAACTTTAGTATTATTAATAATTCAAGGACTCCTTCCAAGAATTTGGTCGATGTACTTCCTCTAAAGAGAGATGAATTTAATCCAGTCAGAATCATAGAGCTGCCCCTTGCCTTCCATGCAGGGAAATCTGTATATACAAATTCATGTTTTATGTGGGCGGTATTCATAGTCAAAACTTAGCTCATTTTCCTAACGTAACTTTCTTACATTTATTAACGGTATAACAAGGTTTACAAAAACAGCTATCTGCAGATGTTTACAAGTATTAATTCATGTTtggtattttatgcatttaaatgCTTTTACTTAATGTCATCTGGCCTAAGAGTGAGTCAaaatttgtttcacattttttacCTTTTAGTTCTTATCATCTATTTAAATTTTGTGTGGTAGTGGCATTCTTATTGCAATATGACTAGAGAGCCTAACAGTGCTTTTGCTTATagtgtttttgctatttttaatgttAAGCAGGGATTTTAATGGAAATACCAGAGTGTGATAAATTGAGGCAGTAATTCTAAATGACACATGTTTAATGATAATGCTAGTTCCAGAAGCAacatcataattaaaaaaaaaaaacccagtgaaTATTACTTCCTCTTAATTAAGGTCATGAACCTTCAGTAacgcttccttcttttctcttgtcctttcttgCAAATTGAACTATTTTCATTCATGGAGCCCTAATCAAAGGACCCAACAAAGCTTCATAGCCACTAtagttaatatttgctttctctAACTGGTCTCtcgaaagaaaaaaacaaaacaaaacccaaaaaactaagTAAGCTCTGACATACACAGACACTTGGGAATACCGTAACTGTGCACGAGGGTTCCCATACACGTTCCCTTTCAGTCTAACACAGAAGAAGGGGCGGGACGAACACAGCAGTTGGGGCGTCGAAAGTTCTGCAACATGGACTGCAGGACGCTGTGCTGCCTTCCTTTGAGCTTTTTGTTGGAAGAAGTGTCTGAGGAAATGGATCTCCGGGCCTGGCTGCTTTGAGCTTTGATTAATTTCTCGTGTTCCCTGATTTGTCTTTGTAGATGGTTCTGGATGGCGATGCCCAGGGACTCCGGGTCCAGGGAGGCACCGTACACCTCCCAGGTCATGCCCTGCTCATCCCACACGACATCCCTGACACGCTTGGACTGTTTCAACTGCAGCTTGGCGTCGGCGCTAagttgcttcttcttctctcccgGGGTGAGTCCCACCTGCGCGGCCGCTGCCGTCACGTTTAACTTCTGCTCCTTGAGAAACTCGCTGACGCGGCTGGCCCTGCGGGGGCTGGCTTTGACCAGGCGGGAAGGGGTCCTCTTGCCGGAACCTGGGCTGGAGTCCCCCATGGAGTCAGCCGGCAGGCTCAGGCTGGTGGCCGTCTTGGTCTGTCTGCTTTCTTCCAAGGTACCGTCCTGGTTCTTCCTGACCGGGGACGGTGTGGGGCTGGCAGCGGATCCAGCGCCTGCACTTTCTTGAGATTTAGGGTTGAGCAGCAGGGTCTTGGCCTCTGCCCTTGCCCTGGCTTCGAGGCTATCTGTGCCCTGACATTCCTGCTGTTTCACTCTGCGCGGAGACGCAGGCTCTGTTGCCTGTCCTTTACGAGCGGGATCCACGCTCCCAGACGGGTCGTCTTTGCTGGCAGGGCCACAAGAGTCAGAGAGTTGGCAGTCTGGGTTTGTTTGGGGACCATCTGTGGTTTTCACTGCAAACTCAGATGGCTTGCTTTCAAATTTCCCCAATTTGTGATTTGTTTCAGTTTGACTTCCTACACGAACAGAAATCTGGTCAGTGGGGCTAGCTTTCTGGGAGCTAGAGTTCACGTCCGAAAGCCCCGTCGGGGCCATGCCTGCTGACCCCCCATCTTCCTTGCACATATCTTGAGCATTGTCAGATGCCACAGTGATCGTGGAGATTTGAAGGACCTCCCCTGGGAGGCTCCCCAATTTACAGTCTCCTTGGCAAGCTGTGGAAACTGCCGCAGTTGCCTGGATGTGCACCTCTGGCATGATGCCAGGGCACTGGCTCGACTCCTGGGGGGCTAGGATGTCATCAGACAGCTCTAGTGTGTGGCTGCCATGGCCACTGCCATGGCAGATGACACGCAGCTGCTCCTGTGGTTCCCGACGCTCGGGAATGGGGATTTCCTTTAGGAAGGCGGTGAGGATGCTGGGGCTGGTGGAGACGGACCTGCTCTCGACACTTGCTACTGCCTGCACCTCAGCATCTTGCCGAGCCCTGCTGGCAACCTCCTGGACCTCACCGGCAGGTTGATTGGTCATTGTACTTGCTTCTTTGAACCTTGAAACCTGGTGCTGTGCAGGCAATGGCACCTTTCCCAGATCTGGAGGAAATGCGGACCCTTGGCTAGTGAGGTGGGATGGTTGAGATGTCACAGAAGTCATGGCCTGGCTGTCCGAGGTGGTGGCAGAGCGCTGTGTATGTCCAGAACACCTGTCTTCTCTCGCTGGAGACTCACAGGACCTTGTCTGGGAGTCGCGAATGGCTCCGGGCCTCTCCCCTTCAGGTCTGCCTCCAGGAGAGCAGGTGTAGCCGAACACAGATGCCGCTGTATTTGCAGTTTGCACCAGTCCCTGGACTATTTCTTGAGAGGGAAAATCACAGGGCACTTGGGCTTTTCTGTTGCCCTGGGTGCTGCCCACAGGACAACTTGACTTTCCAGGTTGCTCCCCGTCTGATGTTCTCCGGGTTTTCAGCAGCGTATCATCAGGTCCTGGTAAGGGGCTGGCACTAGGCTGGTCGCCTGGGATGGCCTGGTGGCTCTGTTGATTGGCTGGCATAGTAAATGCTTCGTCTAGAACATCCTTTCCTGCTGCAGAACACGGAACTGGTGCTGTGGGCTCGCTGCTTCCCGGCAGCTGGGTATTGCCAGGAGAGTTGCATGGAGGACACGCTTTTTCCACCTCACTGAAGACACTGGGGGAAGACATGTCCAGCGGGGTGGTCTCATGCTCAAAGGCCTGCATCAAGGCATCAGCAGCTGCCCTGGGGCTGAGGACAGGCCCTTCAGGAGGGCCAGAAAGGCCATTGGTGTTCTTACAGAGGAGGGCTGGTCGAGACCGAGGTGAGGCAGGCTGCACTTCTTCTAGATCCTCTTCTTTTCCAGAAGCTGCAAGCAAGGAAGTTTTAGCCGATCTCAAGGGGTCAGGTACGGTCCCCATGGAATTCTTCTTCAGGAAAACCTCAGCACTCTCCCCAGAGCAGTCTCCCTCTGGGAAGCAGTCTCAGCTCAGAGTGAAGACTCAGTCAGGGATGATTCCTCTGAGGGGTCCATCTGCGAAGGAGGGAAACAGTATCATTAATACGGTACAGCATGTAAAGCCTGAAAATACACCAGCCGGTCATTTCTGCCAGATCTTACAAGCACATTAAAATTTTCTCCTATATCTGTTGATATAAGAAGAGATCTTAGgaagaaagattttgaaaagaatattttaattatacaagtCTTATTTTGGTGCATTAGTACCTGCTTGCATCCCATTGCTGTCTAGCAAACAGGTTTTTAATGTATTAACCTAAGCATATGGTAACGACCCAAAAGTCATTTGTGTAGTCTGATTTACTGCTACCAGAAAATCCTATAAAGCTACTGTAATCAAATCAGTAAGTATTGAAATAGGCCTAAACAGATATATGAAATAGAATATCTAGAGATAgatccacatataaatgagatttaATATGTGACAAGAGAGGCAGTTCAATTTAGCAGCGAAGTGATGGATTATTTAATATAAGGAGCTGGCAAACTGTTAATGcatctagaagaaaagaaaactagatgTTTATCTTACACCaattccaaaaataaatcctGGATGCATTTAGATGGATTAAAGGTTGAAAtgtaaaataagcaaataaataagaagcCTGTAAGAAAATCTTAGGAAACATAAATATAATCtaggggcagagagagtaggCTTCTTTtagcaaaggagaaaatacagaaactcTAAGAAAAACCATAAACCTAAGTGACTGAATAAAACCCAAGAATTCTATATGACAAAAGATACCATAAACAAATAGGATAGATTTGAAAGACAAATGTTCAAAACCCTAGAGGACATGCAAAAGTATCTATAATATAGCAGACACTCTTAAAAATTTACAGGagacggggtgcctgggggactcggtcggtcaagtgtctgactcttgattttgtctcaggtcatgatctcagggtcatgagattgacccccatatggggctctgcactgcccatggagtctgctcaagattctctctcgcTTGCCCTCCGTCCCTTCCTTGActcaccctcctcctccacccactcACACGCTGGCTTGTGTATGtgccctctcttaaaaaaaaaaaattactgggaaACAAAACCGTTCGTTGGAAAAATGgacacagaatataaaaatgcagCTTGCAAGATAGGAAACCCACTCAGCAAGCTCATGGAAAGATGATCAAATTCACAGTCAAACGAATGCAAATAAAGTAACAATGAGATTTTACATCAACAGCActtgtaaaaacttaaaaaaaaaaaaaaagagctataacATTATGGCCTGAGGAGACCTAGTGAAAAGCAGTATTTTTATTACTTGTGGGTGCAAACTGTGTACTGTTACAGCTTTCTTAGGgaagtttagttttctttttttttttt
Coding sequences:
- the GPRIN3 gene encoding G protein-regulated inducer of neurite outgrowth 3; protein product: MGTVPDPLRSAKTSLLAASGKEEDLEEVQPASPRSRPALLCKNTNGLSGPPEGPVLSPRAAADALMQAFEHETTPLDMSSPSVFSEVEKACPPCNSPGNTQLPGSSEPTAPVPCSAAGKDVLDEAFTMPANQQSHQAIPGDQPSASPLPGPDDTLLKTRRTSDGEQPGKSSCPVGSTQGNRKAQVPCDFPSQEIVQGLVQTANTAASVFGYTCSPGGRPEGERPGAIRDSQTRSCESPAREDRCSGHTQRSATTSDSQAMTSVTSQPSHLTSQGSAFPPDLGKVPLPAQHQVSRFKEASTMTNQPAGEVQEVASRARQDAEVQAVASVESRSVSTSPSILTAFLKEIPIPERREPQEQLRVICHGSGHGSHTLELSDDILAPQESSQCPGIMPEVHIQATAAVSTACQGDCKLGSLPGEVLQISTITVASDNAQDMCKEDGGSAGMAPTGLSDVNSSSQKASPTDQISVRVGSQTETNHKLGKFESKPSEFAVKTTDGPQTNPDCQLSDSCGPASKDDPSGSVDPARKGQATEPASPRRVKQQECQGTDSLEARARAEAKTLLLNPKSQESAGAGSAASPTPSPVRKNQDGTLEESRQTKTATSLSLPADSMGDSSPGSGKRTPSRLVKASPRRASRVSEFLKEQKLNVTAAAAQVGLTPGEKKKQLSADAKLQLKQSKRVRDVVWDEQGMTWEVYGASLDPESLGIAIQNHLQRQIREHEKLIKAQSSQARRSISSDTSSNKKLKGRQHSVLQSMLQNFRRPNCCVRPAPSSVLD